A window from Burkholderiales bacterium encodes these proteins:
- a CDS encoding ABC transporter substrate-binding protein: MEPQARYALVGIVILVLAAALVVFILWLNRAGLERDTKPFLVFFRHQSLDGLQVNSDVKMRGIKVGYVARYQIEEGDVNAVRVVIRVAADTPVRKSTQATIVRNLVTGLAAIHLINTDEKSPPNTEPPPGLPYPVIAEAEGTQEVTDALSRFAEEGVKTLEQLQLVLTDDNIARIRGTLSNLENLTLQLEQQAPALREALLAVTQAAGELTAAGATVSQAAKGLDHHVGEIAQGTKEALAEARQTLAEARKRLVSLERDLGAVAGNLERLSDTGNLELQATARELRAAADSLSRTARRLEDPRAVLFGPHAGELGPGEKR; encoded by the coding sequence ATGGAACCCCAAGCCCGCTACGCCCTCGTCGGCATCGTGATCCTGGTCCTGGCGGCCGCCCTGGTGGTCTTCATTCTCTGGCTCAACCGGGCCGGGCTGGAGCGGGACACCAAGCCGTTCCTCGTCTTTTTCCGCCACCAATCCCTGGACGGTCTGCAGGTCAACAGCGACGTGAAGATGAGGGGCATCAAGGTGGGATACGTGGCGAGGTATCAGATCGAAGAGGGGGACGTGAACGCGGTGCGGGTGGTGATCCGCGTCGCCGCGGACACGCCGGTGCGCAAGAGCACCCAGGCCACCATCGTGCGCAACCTGGTGACCGGGCTGGCGGCCATCCATCTCATCAACACCGATGAGAAGAGCCCGCCCAACACCGAGCCGCCCCCGGGCCTGCCGTACCCGGTGATCGCCGAGGCCGAGGGCACCCAGGAAGTGACCGACGCCCTGAGCCGTTTCGCCGAAGAGGGGGTCAAGACCCTGGAGCAACTGCAGCTCGTGCTCACCGACGACAACATCGCCCGGATCCGGGGCACTTTGTCCAACCTGGAGAACCTCACCCTGCAGCTCGAGCAGCAGGCCCCGGCCCTGCGGGAAGCCCTCCTCGCCGTGACCCAGGCCGCCGGGGAACTCACCGCCGCCGGCGCCACGGTCAGCCAGGCGGCCAAGGGGCTGGATCACCACGTGGGCGAAATTGCCCAGGGAACGAAGGAGGCCCTGGCCGAGGCGAGGCAAACCCTGGCCGAGGCGCGGAAGCGCCTGGTTTCCCTGGAGCGGGACCTCGGGGCGGTGGCGGGTAATCTGGAGCGCCTCTCCGACACCGGGAACCTGGAGTTGCAGGCGACCGCCCGGGAGCTGCGGGCGGCCGCGGATTCCCTTTCCCGCACCGCGCGGCGACTGGAAGACCCCCGCGCGGTGCTGTTCGGCCCCCACGCGGGCGAGCTGGGGCCGGGGGAGAAGCGATGA
- a CDS encoding hypothetical protein (possible pseudo, frameshifted) yields the protein MLEYCDFVEQESRATEEGRLRPDLIVRLPGGKQIVVDSKAPVEAYLRAVEAGDDETRQMYLADHARQVRDHMTALGRKAYWGQFDPTPEFVVLFLPGEMFFSAALQQDPGLIEFGVNERVIPATPTTLIALLRAVAYGWRQEALARNAQEVADLGRQLYERIAKLAEHWANVGDRLGKAVDAYNSATATLETRVLVSARRLADLKAAPEGVEIETIEPIERAPRALQAPGLLPISSDGKE from the coding sequence ATGCTGGAATACTGCGACTTCGTGGAGCAGGAATCCCGCGCGACCGAAGAGGGGCGCCTGCGCCCGGACCTGATCGTGCGGCTCCCCGGCGGGAAGCAAATCGTGGTGGACTCGAAAGCGCCGGTGGAGGCATATCTCCGGGCCGTGGAGGCGGGGGACGACGAGACCCGGCAAATGTACCTCGCCGACCATGCCCGCCAGGTGCGCGACCACATGACCGCCCTCGGTCGCAAGGCCTACTGGGGGCAGTTCGATCCCACGCCCGAATTCGTCGTGCTGTTCCTGCCGGGGGAGATGTTCTTCTCCGCCGCCCTCCAGCAGGACCCGGGGCTGATCGAATTCGGCGTGAACGAACGGGTGATCCCCGCCACCCCCACCACCCTCATCGCCCTGCTGCGGGCCGTGGCCTATGGCTGGCGCCAGGAGGCCCTCGCCCGGAACGCCCAGGAGGTCGCCGACCTCGGCCGGCAGCTTTACGAGCGCATCGCCAAGCTCGCCGAGCACTGGGCGAACGTCGGCGACCGGCTGGGCAAGGCCGTGGATGCCTACAACAGCGCCACCGCCACCCTGGAGACGCGCGTGCTGGTTTCCGCGCGGCGCCTCGCCGACCTCAAGGCCGCGCCGGAAGGCGTGGAGATCGAGACGATCGAGCCCATCGAGCGCGCCCCCCGGGCGCTGCAGGCGCCAGGGCTTTTACCGATATCTTCGGACGGGAAAGAATGA
- a CDS encoding ABC transporter ATP-binding protein, which yields MIPSAAVLQETPAAPPGAEAVVEVEDLVTRFGAATVHDGVSFQVRRGELAALIGASGSGKSVLVREIIGLLKPAAGRVRLLGTEVWSASERELEETRRRFGMLFQDGALFSSLSVAENIAVPIKEHTDVPDALIEPLVRIKLAMAGLPSSAAAKMPSELSGGMRKRAALARALALDPEILFLDEPTSGLDPVTARGFDRLIQFLNRNLGITVLLVTHDLDTLFGIARRVLVLGDGKLLADGPVEEVARVDDPWVREYFHSRQDLMR from the coding sequence ATGATCCCTTCGGCCGCCGTCCTGCAGGAGACGCCGGCCGCCCCGCCCGGGGCGGAGGCGGTGGTGGAGGTGGAGGACCTGGTCACCCGGTTCGGCGCGGCCACGGTGCACGACGGGGTGTCGTTCCAGGTGCGGCGGGGGGAGCTCGCGGCCCTGATCGGCGCCAGCGGCTCCGGCAAATCGGTGCTGGTGCGGGAGATCATCGGCCTGCTCAAACCCGCCGCGGGGCGGGTGCGGCTGCTGGGCACCGAGGTCTGGAGCGCCTCCGAGCGGGAGCTGGAAGAGACGCGCCGTCGTTTCGGCATGCTATTCCAGGACGGGGCCCTGTTCTCCTCCCTCTCGGTCGCGGAGAATATCGCGGTGCCGATCAAGGAACACACCGACGTTCCGGACGCCCTCATCGAGCCGCTGGTGCGCATCAAGCTGGCGATGGCGGGGCTGCCCAGCTCGGCGGCAGCCAAGATGCCGAGCGAGCTCTCGGGCGGCATGCGCAAGCGGGCGGCCCTCGCCCGGGCCCTGGCCCTGGATCCGGAGATCCTGTTCCTGGATGAGCCGACCTCGGGGCTGGATCCCGTCACCGCCCGGGGTTTCGATCGGCTGATCCAGTTCCTCAACCGGAACCTGGGGATCACGGTGCTCCTCGTCACCCACGACCTGGACACCCTGTTCGGCATCGCCCGGCGGGTGCTGGTCCTGGGGGACGGAAAGCTCCTGGCGGACGGGCCGGTGGAGGAAGTCGCCCGGGTGGACGATCCCTGGGTGCGGGAGTACTTCCACTCCCGACAGGACTTGATGCGCTGA
- the cas3-1 gene encoding type I-U CRISPR-associated helicase/endonuclease Cas3, giving the protein MTFDDFFRCAFGRQTGDDFKPFEYQRRLAEEKFDGHSWPDLLDVPTGMGKTAAVVLAWLWKRGWRHGAARRPEIDAATPRRLVYCLPMRVLVEQTHQNVQGWLKNLGLLGDPGQGKVSVHLLMGGSEDVAQATWAEYPEEDMVLIGTQDMLLSAALNRAYATYPSQWPVHFGLLNVDTFWVMDEVQLMGPGRTTSVQLQHFFEQLGGCVRQHIDIPSGRRTLWMSATLGQTGPAMPDWTATPEVKEANRTFARYSPQRNELDATRLDAPKSLQNKPDWTYESDDLHHTIIDEACQSDDRLVLVFVNTVRRARQLRQKLRDKINQSPCTSGQKPEPILIHSRFRKKDRDAITAELHQSSGRRIVVSTQVLEAGVDLDADVLFTEIAPRASLIQRFGRLNRRGIKPSIVDVQRKLKNPALAVVFEIPHREVRQGRSRTPVRQDEVAPYEEDAITNARGLIDDIVNNHQGSVSPATLQRVPAPLALEGPVLREFILTGDLFPTDTDLSGGHTDVAPYLRALDRDVDCHVLWRELPGGKNQNALPPDEQPPIHRDELCPVPFFEAEEAFNGKRVWILAYSLEGRRRTATWRETWASDIKPGDTVMVPLEYGCYSDQSCYSDQSGWLGKDGSTSQPKRWISVGQDANGRAARGWKDSQGGFTVIDYHVDPERGFGGDPRSTWKRRQRDWMTLGDHLQKAQSASQGLVNALNLKGSTAAAVIEADLWHDLGKALERQKNGAWEPIFQNMLIDQGMSYPPHPQKGVLYAKSKPKPGGSGSGGKNTSHDEDRFRHEVASALAYLMHANKTAASDPLKTSLTAYLILAHHGKVRCMPAPWDEERSDDWNGVRPGDRIVPFQIPQTSLQWTTQDALDLSLFLPAPNRPGWQGRVALLIEHYGPFYLAYLEALVRVADWRAS; this is encoded by the coding sequence GTGACGTTCGACGATTTCTTCAGGTGCGCTTTCGGCAGGCAGACGGGTGACGATTTCAAGCCGTTCGAGTACCAGCGCCGATTGGCAGAGGAGAAATTTGATGGTCACTCATGGCCCGACCTGCTCGATGTGCCCACAGGGATGGGCAAGACCGCCGCGGTCGTGCTCGCCTGGCTCTGGAAGCGGGGCTGGCGCCATGGTGCAGCGCGAAGGCCGGAGATCGACGCGGCAACCCCACGCCGGCTCGTCTATTGTTTGCCGATGCGGGTGCTGGTCGAGCAGACACACCAGAACGTCCAAGGCTGGCTCAAAAATCTCGGCCTCCTCGGCGACCCCGGCCAGGGCAAGGTCTCGGTCCATCTGCTGATGGGCGGCTCCGAGGATGTCGCACAGGCCACTTGGGCCGAGTATCCGGAAGAGGACATGGTCCTGATCGGCACGCAGGACATGCTGCTGTCGGCAGCGCTCAATCGCGCCTATGCCACCTACCCGTCGCAATGGCCGGTGCATTTCGGGTTGCTCAACGTGGACACGTTCTGGGTGATGGACGAGGTTCAGCTCATGGGCCCCGGGCGCACGACCAGCGTGCAGTTACAACATTTTTTCGAGCAGCTCGGTGGCTGCGTACGGCAACACATAGACATTCCATCCGGTCGCAGGACACTGTGGATGAGCGCTACCCTCGGGCAGACAGGCCCGGCCATGCCCGACTGGACGGCCACGCCCGAGGTCAAAGAAGCGAATCGAACCTTCGCGCGCTATTCGCCGCAGCGCAACGAACTCGACGCCACGCGCCTCGATGCCCCGAAGTCGCTTCAAAATAAACCGGACTGGACTTATGAGAGCGACGACCTTCACCATACGATCATCGACGAAGCCTGCCAGTCCGATGACCGTCTCGTGCTGGTCTTCGTCAACACAGTGCGCCGCGCCCGCCAGCTGCGCCAGAAACTTCGGGACAAAATCAATCAGTCCCCGTGCACTTCAGGGCAGAAACCAGAACCGATTCTGATCCACTCCCGCTTCCGTAAGAAAGATCGCGACGCGATCACCGCCGAGCTCCATCAGAGCTCAGGCCGCCGCATCGTCGTCTCCACCCAGGTGTTGGAAGCGGGTGTCGATCTGGACGCAGATGTCCTATTCACCGAAATCGCGCCCAGGGCATCGCTGATCCAGCGGTTCGGGCGACTCAATCGGCGGGGCATCAAGCCGTCCATAGTAGATGTTCAGCGAAAGCTGAAAAATCCGGCGTTAGCAGTTGTTTTCGAAATTCCGCACCGTGAGGTCAGACAAGGCAGGAGCAGAACGCCCGTTCGACAAGACGAAGTCGCTCCTTACGAAGAGGACGCGATCACAAATGCCCGTGGGCTTATTGATGACATCGTCAACAACCACCAGGGCAGCGTATCCCCAGCAACCTTGCAACGAGTTCCCGCTCCGCTTGCGCTGGAAGGCCCAGTCCTGCGCGAGTTCATCCTGACCGGAGACTTATTCCCCACCGATACGGACTTGAGCGGTGGGCACACCGACGTGGCCCCCTACCTGCGTGCGCTCGACCGGGACGTGGACTGCCACGTCCTCTGGCGTGAACTGCCAGGCGGCAAGAACCAAAACGCCCTGCCGCCAGACGAGCAGCCGCCCATCCACCGCGACGAGCTGTGTCCGGTGCCGTTCTTTGAGGCTGAAGAAGCCTTCAACGGCAAGCGGGTCTGGATTCTGGCCTATTCGCTCGAAGGTCGTCGGCGCACGGCCACGTGGAGAGAAACGTGGGCGAGCGACATCAAGCCCGGCGACACGGTGATGGTGCCACTCGAATACGGCTGTTACAGCGACCAATCCTGTTACAGCGACCAATCCGGCTGGTTGGGCAAGGATGGCTCAACAAGTCAGCCAAAGCGCTGGATCAGCGTGGGTCAGGACGCAAACGGCAGAGCCGCTCGCGGCTGGAAGGATTCGCAGGGGGGCTTCACCGTCATTGACTATCACGTGGATCCCGAACGCGGCTTCGGCGGCGATCCGCGCAGCACATGGAAACGCAGGCAGCGTGATTGGATGACGCTCGGCGACCACCTCCAGAAAGCGCAAAGTGCGTCGCAAGGCTTGGTCAATGCACTCAATCTCAAAGGCAGCACCGCCGCCGCTGTCATCGAGGCCGATCTATGGCACGACCTCGGTAAAGCGCTCGAACGGCAAAAGAACGGCGCCTGGGAGCCTATCTTTCAGAATATGTTGATAGATCAGGGCATGAGTTATCCCCCGCATCCGCAGAAGGGCGTGTTGTATGCCAAATCGAAGCCCAAGCCCGGTGGAAGCGGCAGCGGCGGCAAGAACACTTCACACGACGAAGATCGCTTCCGCCACGAAGTGGCATCGGCGCTTGCGTACTTGATGCACGCGAACAAAACTGCCGCCAGCGATCCCTTGAAGACATCACTGACCGCCTACCTGATTCTCGCCCACCACGGCAAGGTGCGCTGCATGCCCGCACCTTGGGATGAAGAGCGCTCCGATGACTGGAACGGCGTGCGGCCGGGCGACCGCATCGTCCCCTTTCAAATTCCGCAGACCAGCCTGCAGTGGACGACGCAAGACGCGCTCGATCTCAGCCTGTTCCTGCCCGCGCCGAATCGGCCTGGCTGGCAGGGGCGCGTCGCATTGTTGATCGAGCACTACGGACCGTTTTACCTCGCGTATCTCGAAGCGCTGGTGCGCGTAGCGGACTGGAGGGCGAGCTGA
- a CDS encoding ABC transporter permease, whose protein sequence is MTDGSPWLRLEPGEGGATLHLMGAWRLPQLSRIASALDQVAAVPLAALDGSRLEALDTSGAAVIWQFLAARGLDRERIELKRFAPRHLSVMTLVSERLEQSAACPPTTHLGPVEKIGRAALDLYEALRGMTAFLGQVAAEFARAAAKPRAFRARETVSHLETVGVDAIPIVAMVTFLIGVVFAYLLGIVIERFGVNIFVVDGVGLAMSRELSPIIVAIILAGRTGASFCAQLGTMKVTEEIDAIRTLGLSPIQVLVIPRLVAIVVALPLLTFLGDVMGILGGMLIADLRLGISVPTFLDRLQSVLAVKHVWVGLAKAPVFALFIALIGCRMGMAVKRDARSVGAATTSTVVQCVVSVILLDAGFAVLFVELGI, encoded by the coding sequence ATGACCGACGGCAGCCCGTGGTTGCGCCTCGAGCCCGGCGAGGGCGGCGCGACGCTGCACCTGATGGGCGCGTGGCGGCTGCCCCAGCTCTCCCGCATCGCGTCTGCGCTGGACCAGGTGGCGGCCGTGCCCCTCGCCGCCCTGGACGGCAGCCGCCTGGAGGCCCTGGACACCTCCGGCGCGGCGGTGATCTGGCAGTTTCTGGCCGCCCGCGGCCTCGATCGGGAGCGCATCGAGCTCAAGCGCTTCGCTCCCCGGCACCTGAGCGTCATGACTTTGGTATCGGAACGGCTCGAGCAAAGCGCCGCCTGCCCGCCTACGACCCACCTGGGGCCGGTGGAGAAGATCGGCCGCGCCGCCCTGGACCTGTACGAGGCCTTGCGGGGCATGACCGCGTTCCTGGGCCAGGTGGCGGCGGAGTTCGCCCGGGCGGCGGCGAAACCCCGCGCGTTCCGCGCTCGCGAGACGGTGTCCCATCTGGAGACCGTGGGGGTGGACGCCATCCCCATCGTGGCCATGGTCACTTTCCTGATCGGCGTGGTGTTCGCCTATCTCCTGGGCATCGTGATCGAGCGCTTCGGCGTCAACATCTTCGTGGTGGACGGGGTGGGGCTCGCCATGTCCCGGGAGCTCTCCCCCATCATCGTCGCCATCATCCTGGCCGGGCGCACCGGCGCCTCCTTCTGCGCCCAGCTCGGCACCATGAAGGTGACCGAGGAGATCGACGCCATCCGCACCCTGGGACTTTCCCCCATCCAAGTGCTGGTCATCCCCCGGCTCGTCGCCATCGTGGTGGCCTTGCCCCTGCTCACCTTTCTCGGCGACGTGATGGGCATCTTGGGCGGCATGCTGATCGCCGACTTGCGGCTCGGCATCTCTGTGCCCACCTTCCTCGACCGCCTGCAGAGTGTGCTCGCCGTGAAGCACGTGTGGGTAGGGCTCGCCAAGGCGCCGGTGTTCGCCCTGTTCATCGCCCTGATCGGCTGCCGCATGGGGATGGCGGTCAAGCGCGACGCCCGCAGCGTCGGCGCGGCCACCACCTCTACGGTGGTGCAGTGCGTCGTCTCGGTGATCCTGCTGGATGCCGGGTTCGCGGTGCTGTTCGTGGAGCTGGGCATCTGA
- a CDS encoding DNA-binding response regulator: MRIAILVYDREQAEQLKQSLQKAGHDCHVFGGGRQFLVTAGRESFDVLLVDWELTDMTGVDVLRAVRRGSSCDMPVIFVSHRNAERDVADALNAGGDDYIVPPVRPLEFAARLNAVWRRANPRIEARVLEFPPYVLDLNEREVTLHGRRVELTQKEFDLAAFLFRNMGRLLSRGHLLEAVWGKSVDVPTRTLDTHVSHLRSKLGLRPENGYRLTTVYNFGYRLETARIPDPSVKELPQRSTGTGIARDAARANAG, encoded by the coding sequence TTGCGTATCGCCATTTTGGTCTACGACCGCGAGCAGGCCGAGCAGCTCAAGCAGAGCCTGCAAAAAGCCGGGCACGATTGCCACGTGTTCGGCGGCGGCCGCCAATTCCTCGTCACCGCTGGCCGCGAGAGCTTCGACGTGCTGCTGGTGGATTGGGAATTGACCGACATGACCGGGGTGGACGTGCTGCGCGCGGTGCGTCGCGGCTCGTCCTGCGACATGCCGGTGATCTTCGTGAGCCATCGCAACGCCGAGCGGGACGTGGCGGACGCCCTGAACGCCGGGGGCGACGACTACATCGTGCCCCCGGTGCGGCCGCTGGAGTTCGCCGCCCGGTTGAACGCCGTCTGGCGGCGGGCCAACCCGCGCATCGAGGCCCGGGTCCTGGAGTTCCCGCCCTACGTGCTGGACCTGAACGAGCGGGAGGTGACCCTGCACGGCCGGCGCGTGGAGCTGACCCAGAAGGAGTTCGACCTGGCCGCGTTCCTGTTCCGCAACATGGGGCGCTTGCTCTCCCGGGGGCACCTCCTGGAAGCGGTGTGGGGCAAGAGCGTGGATGTGCCCACCCGGACCCTGGACACCCACGTGAGCCACCTGCGCAGCAAGCTGGGCCTGCGTCCCGAGAACGGCTATCGCCTCACCACCGTGTACAACTTCGGCTACCGGCTGGAAACCGCGCGTATCCCGGATCCAAGCGTCAAGGAATTACCCCAGCGGTCCACCGGGACGGGGATCGCCCGGGATGCGGCGCGGGCCAACGCGGGATAA
- a CDS encoding transcriptional regulator — protein sequence MDKFDRIYQLHRILQGRRSPVSLAELTDRLECSEPTVYRLLREMKDYLGAPIEHDKEAGGYAYRRDGDGAAYELPGLWFNARELQALLVFEQLFESLEPGLLGDHLTPLKERITALIRHQRLGLTEVGRRIRLLGMAARPAGEWFHVLASATLQRRRLRLRYHARSKDEVSERTVSPQRLTRYRDNWYLDAWCHTRRALRSFSVDRVRRAEELDQPAEEIPDERLDEHLASSYGIFAGRANQVAVLRFSPERARWVADERWHPKQQGQFLMDGRYELKIPFRDPTELAMDILRYGPDVEVVAPESLRDLVVERLKKALAQYAALESM from the coding sequence GTGGACAAATTCGACCGCATCTACCAGCTCCACCGCATCCTGCAAGGGCGCCGCAGCCCGGTATCCCTCGCCGAGCTGACAGACCGGCTGGAGTGCTCCGAACCCACGGTCTACCGGCTGCTGCGGGAGATGAAGGACTACCTGGGCGCCCCCATCGAGCACGACAAGGAGGCGGGGGGCTATGCCTACCGGCGGGACGGGGACGGGGCCGCCTACGAGCTGCCGGGACTGTGGTTCAACGCCCGGGAGCTCCAAGCCCTGCTCGTCTTCGAGCAGCTTTTCGAGTCCCTGGAGCCCGGCCTTCTCGGGGACCACCTCACGCCCCTCAAGGAGCGCATCACGGCGCTCATCCGCCACCAGCGCCTCGGGCTCACCGAGGTCGGCCGCCGCATCCGGCTCCTCGGCATGGCGGCCCGACCCGCGGGCGAGTGGTTCCACGTGCTCGCCAGCGCCACGCTCCAGCGCCGGCGGCTGCGCTTGCGCTACCACGCCCGCTCCAAGGACGAGGTCTCCGAGCGCACCGTCTCGCCCCAGCGCCTTACCCGCTACCGGGATAACTGGTACCTGGACGCCTGGTGCCACACCCGCCGGGCGCTCAGAAGCTTCTCGGTGGACCGGGTGCGCCGGGCCGAGGAGCTGGACCAGCCGGCCGAAGAGATCCCCGACGAGCGCCTCGACGAGCACCTGGCGTCGAGCTACGGCATCTTCGCGGGGCGAGCGAACCAGGTGGCCGTGCTGCGCTTCTCCCCCGAGCGGGCCCGGTGGGTCGCCGACGAGCGCTGGCATCCCAAGCAGCAGGGCCAGTTCCTGATGGACGGCCGCTACGAGCTCAAGATCCCCTTCCGCGACCCCACCGAACTCGCGATGGACATCCTGCGCTACGGGCCGGACGTGGAAGTGGTCGCTCCCGAAAGTCTGCGCGACCTGGTGGTGGAGCGCCTGAAAAAGGCGCTGGCCCAGTACGCCGCACTGGAGTCCATGTAA
- a CDS encoding osmotically inducible protein C — MQPIHFPGALGEPLAARLDLPAGEVIAYALFAHCFTCSKDSLAAARVSAELKAQGIAVLRFDFTGLGGSQGDFANTGFSSNVADVVAAAAYLRREHEAPRLLIGHSLGGAAVLAAAREIPEAAAVVTIGAPAEPAHVARLLAPARAEIEARGEAEVELAGRRFRIRREFLDDLARANILESLGNLRKALLILHSPRDTVVDIENAARLFLAAKHPKSFVSLDEADHLITRREDAAYVARVLAAWASRYLGRGESRQETSPACPEGMVRVEEEGSGKYAQTICAGRHRLRADEPQSYGGTDTGPSPYQLLLASLGACTSMTLRMYADQKGWPLERVAVELKHEKIHAADCETCETKEGRVDRIERVIELEGALDEAQRGRLLEIANKCPVHRTLHSEVTIPTRLK; from the coding sequence ATGCAGCCGATCCACTTTCCCGGCGCCCTCGGGGAACCCCTGGCCGCCCGCCTCGACCTGCCGGCGGGCGAGGTGATCGCCTATGCCCTTTTTGCCCACTGCTTCACCTGCTCCAAGGACAGCCTGGCCGCCGCCCGGGTGAGCGCCGAGCTCAAGGCCCAGGGGATCGCCGTGCTGCGCTTCGACTTCACCGGGTTGGGGGGCAGCCAGGGGGACTTCGCCAACACCGGCTTCTCCTCCAACGTGGCGGACGTGGTGGCCGCGGCGGCCTACCTGCGCCGGGAGCATGAAGCCCCCCGGCTGCTCATCGGCCACAGCCTGGGGGGCGCCGCGGTGCTGGCCGCAGCCCGGGAAATCCCGGAAGCGGCGGCGGTGGTCACCATCGGCGCGCCGGCGGAGCCGGCCCACGTGGCCCGGCTGCTCGCCCCGGCCCGGGCGGAGATCGAGGCCCGGGGCGAGGCGGAGGTGGAGCTCGCCGGGCGCCGCTTTCGCATCCGGCGGGAATTCCTGGACGATCTCGCCCGGGCGAACATCCTGGAGAGCCTCGGTAACCTGCGCAAGGCGCTCCTCATCCTGCACTCGCCCCGGGACACGGTGGTGGACATCGAGAACGCCGCGCGGTTGTTTCTGGCGGCCAAACATCCCAAGAGCTTCGTCTCGCTGGATGAGGCCGATCACCTGATCACGCGCCGGGAGGACGCCGCTTACGTGGCACGGGTCCTCGCCGCCTGGGCGAGCCGGTATTTGGGGCGAGGTGAAAGTCGTCAGGAGACCTCGCCAGCGTGCCCCGAGGGCATGGTGCGGGTCGAAGAGGAGGGCAGCGGGAAATACGCCCAGACGATCTGCGCCGGACGCCATCGGCTGCGGGCCGACGAGCCGCAATCCTACGGCGGCACCGACACGGGTCCCTCGCCCTACCAGTTACTCCTGGCGAGCCTCGGCGCCTGCACTTCCATGACCCTGCGCATGTACGCCGACCAGAAGGGCTGGCCCCTGGAGCGGGTGGCGGTGGAGCTTAAGCACGAGAAGATCCACGCGGCCGATTGCGAAACGTGCGAAACCAAGGAGGGCAGGGTGGACCGCATCGAGCGGGTGATCGAGCTCGAGGGCGCCCTCGACGAGGCCCAGCGCGGGCGGTTGCTGGAGATCGCTAACAAGTGCCCGGTGCACCGCACCCTGCATTCCGAAGTGACGATCCCCACCCGTTTGAAATAG